Proteins from a genomic interval of Aquabacterium sp. J223:
- a CDS encoding alpha/beta hydrolase — protein MEQALRVIGPVVAPPATAPLYAPLQKKEPYAGVRVSRGIAYGPQARHLLDLFAPAAAGGAPRPVLVFVHGGAFVGGDRRTGDSPFYDNIALWALGQGMVAVNITYRLAPHTQWPGAQEDLAAALRWVKANVAAQGGDPSRIWLMGHSAGAAHVAQYVGHPRFWVAPDTGLAGAILLSGLFDTTTAEVNPPLRAYFGDDPARHAERSALPGMLKAPVPMFIAFAELDPMDFQRQAAQARQTLCAAGRCPTFAKLLGHSHMSEVYAINTDDRALTDALRRFMGLR, from the coding sequence ATGGAGCAGGCGTTGCGCGTCATCGGCCCGGTCGTCGCGCCGCCAGCCACCGCGCCGCTCTATGCGCCGCTGCAAAAGAAGGAACCGTATGCCGGCGTGCGCGTGAGCCGTGGCATCGCCTACGGTCCGCAAGCTCGCCACCTGCTGGACCTGTTCGCGCCCGCCGCGGCCGGCGGCGCACCGCGGCCGGTGCTGGTCTTTGTGCATGGCGGCGCCTTCGTCGGCGGTGACCGACGCACGGGCGACAGCCCTTTCTACGACAACATCGCACTGTGGGCGCTGGGCCAGGGCATGGTGGCGGTGAACATCACCTACCGCCTGGCGCCGCACACGCAGTGGCCGGGCGCGCAGGAGGACCTGGCCGCCGCACTGCGATGGGTGAAGGCCAACGTCGCAGCGCAGGGCGGCGACCCGTCGCGCATCTGGCTGATGGGGCACTCGGCCGGGGCGGCGCATGTGGCGCAGTACGTCGGTCATCCGCGCTTCTGGGTGGCGCCCGACACCGGACTGGCCGGCGCCATCCTGCTGTCAGGGCTGTTCGACACCACGACCGCGGAGGTCAACCCGCCATTGAGGGCGTACTTCGGCGACGACCCGGCGCGTCATGCCGAGCGCTCGGCCCTGCCCGGCATGCTAAAGGCACCGGTACCGATGTTCATCGCCTTCGCCGAACTCGACCCGATGGACTTCCAGCGCCAGGCTGCGCAGGCGCGCCAGACCCTGTGCGCAGCCGGCCGGTGCCCGACCTTTGCCAAGCTGCTGGGCCACAGCCACATGTCGGAGGTCTACGCGATCAACACCGACGACCGGGCCCTGACCGACGCGCTGCGCCGGTTCATGGGTCTGCGCTGA
- a CDS encoding molybdenum cofactor biosynthesis protein MoaE — MNRAPKRVHITPEDFDLGAEVAALHVDDGGTGAVASFVGVVRQPASGPALAALELEHYPGMTERAIEAMVDDAVRRFGLRAARVVHRVGRLAPGAQIVLVAVSAPHRRAAFQGCEFLMDYLKTQAPFWKKEETADGCARWVDARVEDDAALARWGLAPAPNAGVAGR, encoded by the coding sequence ATGAATCGGGCGCCGAAACGGGTGCACATCACCCCTGAGGATTTCGACCTGGGCGCCGAGGTGGCGGCCCTGCATGTCGACGATGGCGGCACCGGTGCCGTCGCCAGCTTCGTCGGCGTGGTGCGCCAGCCGGCGAGCGGGCCGGCGCTCGCCGCGCTCGAGCTCGAGCACTACCCCGGCATGACCGAGCGGGCCATCGAGGCGATGGTCGACGACGCGGTGCGGCGCTTCGGCCTGCGCGCGGCGCGGGTGGTGCACCGCGTCGGCCGGCTGGCGCCGGGCGCGCAGATCGTGCTCGTGGCCGTCAGTGCGCCGCACCGCCGTGCCGCCTTCCAGGGCTGCGAGTTCCTGATGGACTACCTGAAGACCCAGGCCCCGTTCTGGAAGAAGGAAGAGACGGCCGACGGCTGCGCCCGCTGGGTCGATGCCCGGGTGGAAGACGACGCGGCGCTGGCGCGTTGGGGGCTGGCGCCGGCGCCCAACGCCGGCGTGGCGGGTCGATGA
- a CDS encoding flavin reductase family protein, which yields MNVELRHALGRFATGVAIVSCRSADGQAAGLTVNSFAALSLQPPLVLWSLRRASTLLAAFQGAAHFAVNVLAEAQVDLSRQFAGAGLDRFAEGHWRLGHEGLPLLNGAAATFECETRSCQPAGDHLLFIGEVLHFEQQAVAPLVFHGSRYHALGPPL from the coding sequence GTGAACGTCGAGTTGCGGCATGCGCTGGGCCGCTTCGCCACCGGGGTCGCCATCGTCAGCTGCCGTTCGGCCGACGGCCAGGCCGCCGGGTTGACGGTCAACTCCTTCGCCGCGCTGTCGCTGCAGCCGCCGCTGGTGTTGTGGTCGCTGCGCCGGGCGAGCACGCTGCTGGCCGCCTTCCAGGGCGCCGCGCACTTCGCGGTCAACGTGCTGGCGGAGGCGCAGGTGGACCTGTCGCGCCAGTTTGCCGGCGCCGGCCTGGACCGCTTCGCCGAGGGCCACTGGCGCCTGGGCCACGAAGGGCTGCCGCTGCTCAACGGCGCGGCGGCGACCTTCGAGTGCGAGACCCGCTCCTGCCAGCCGGCGGGCGACCACCTGCTCTTCATCGGCGAGGTGCTGCACTTCGAGCAGCAGGCGGTCGCCCCGCTGGTCTTCCACGGCAGCCGCTACCACGCGCTGGGGCCGCCGCTCTGA
- a CDS encoding lipocalin family protein encodes MVRLSTALILSLWLPLLPLAWAARQGSEVPPVRSVPAVDLKRYAGTWYELARLPNRFQSDCARDVTARYEPLADGGVRVTNRCRTLEGEVKTAEGLAVPTDRSNARLKVSFLPGWLKRLPGARGDYWVVLLDPQYRWAVVSEPRRENLWVLARSPALPPQELARIVDTLAGRGYPTDRLLLTPHDAADLSHAAGY; translated from the coding sequence ATGGTCCGCCTGAGCACCGCCCTCATCCTGTCGTTGTGGCTGCCGCTGTTGCCCTTGGCCTGGGCGGCGCGGCAGGGCAGCGAGGTGCCACCGGTGCGCAGCGTGCCGGCAGTGGACCTCAAGCGCTACGCCGGCACCTGGTACGAACTCGCCCGGCTGCCGAACCGCTTCCAGTCCGACTGTGCCCGCGACGTGACGGCGCGCTACGAGCCGCTGGCCGACGGCGGCGTCCGGGTGACCAACCGCTGCCGCACGCTGGAGGGCGAGGTGAAGACGGCCGAGGGCCTGGCCGTGCCGACGGACCGCAGCAACGCCCGGCTGAAGGTGAGCTTCCTGCCGGGATGGCTGAAGCGCCTGCCCGGCGCCCGCGGCGACTACTGGGTGGTGCTGCTCGACCCGCAGTACCGCTGGGCGGTGGTGAGCGAGCCGCGACGCGAGAACCTGTGGGTGCTGGCCCGCTCGCCCGCCTTGCCGCCGCAGGAGCTGGCCCGCATCGTCGACACGCTGGCCGGCCGCGGTTACCCCACCGACCGGCTGCTGCTGACGCCGCACGACGCCGCCGACCTCAGCCACGCCGCTGGGTATTGA
- the thpR gene encoding RNA 2',3'-cyclic phosphodiesterase, with protein MGMRLFFALWPVPPVRDALLAVQAAWRWPATARPTRRERLHVTLLFLGMVPAERFDPLLHAVDRGGVLAHGELALDNCALWHGGLAVLEAGRRCAPLQALHERLKTAAASVGLPTQARRYRPHVTLARQADGAAMPASPPCIAWPIDGFVLVASEGARGYRPVAAWDARGRRAG; from the coding sequence ATGGGCATGCGGCTGTTCTTCGCGCTGTGGCCTGTGCCGCCGGTGCGGGACGCCCTCCTGGCGGTGCAGGCGGCGTGGCGCTGGCCCGCCACCGCGCGTCCCACGCGCCGCGAACGGCTTCACGTCACGCTGCTGTTCCTCGGCATGGTGCCGGCGGAACGGTTCGACCCGCTGCTGCACGCCGTCGACCGCGGCGGCGTCCTCGCGCACGGGGAACTGGCGCTCGACAACTGCGCGCTGTGGCACGGCGGCCTCGCAGTGCTGGAAGCCGGTCGTCGGTGTGCGCCGCTGCAGGCGCTGCATGAGCGGCTGAAGACGGCGGCGGCGTCGGTCGGCCTGCCCACGCAGGCGCGGCGCTACCGGCCGCACGTCACGCTCGCCCGCCAGGCCGACGGTGCGGCGATGCCGGCGTCACCGCCCTGCATCGCCTGGCCGATCGACGGCTTCGTGCTGGTCGCGTCCGAGGGCGCGCGGGGCTATCGCCCGGTCGCCGCGTGGGACGCGAGGGGCCGGCGCGCCGGTTGA
- a CDS encoding glycine zipper 2TM domain-containing protein gives MNLTRSLVVAATLVGAIATTGCSMTPRERNTAIGAGVGGVAGSVITGGSTLGTVGGAIAGGVVGNEVSKRKGQ, from the coding sequence ATGAACCTCACCCGCTCCCTCGTCGTGGCCGCCACCCTGGTCGGCGCCATCGCCACCACCGGCTGCAGCATGACCCCGCGCGAGCGCAACACCGCCATCGGCGCCGGTGTCGGCGGCGTGGCCGGCTCCGTCATCACCGGCGGCAGCACGTTGGGCACGGTCGGCGGCGCCATCGCCGGCGGTGTGGTCGGCAACGAAGTGTCCAAGCGCAAGGGCCAGTGA
- the mnmH gene encoding tRNA 2-selenouridine(34) synthase MnmH, protein MSGRPVGVEERHAFDDIIDARSPSEFAEDRIPGALSCPVLDDDQRRIVGTVYKQQGAFEARRIGGAMVAANLARHLAERFADKPKGWRPLVYCWRGGLRSGSMVQWLRLVGWDAQQLAGGYKSWRRHVIALVEQRAPRLQYRVLSGPTGSAKTALLKALAERGEQVLDLEGEARHKGSVLGALPGTPQPSQKAFETALATVLERADPARPLYVEAESNRIGRLNVPLPLLDALRASPCIEIAATAEARLAYLLRDYAYLGDDGERLAGQIGLLRELHARETLDRWQGWAREGALAPLFEALMREHYDPLYARSQRAHLQRLDQARRVVAEDLGEAGIADLAGRIAALR, encoded by the coding sequence CATCCCCGGCGCCCTCAGCTGCCCGGTGCTCGACGACGACCAGCGGCGCATCGTCGGCACCGTCTACAAGCAGCAGGGTGCGTTCGAGGCGCGGCGCATCGGCGGCGCGATGGTGGCGGCCAACCTGGCGCGCCACCTGGCCGAACGCTTCGCCGACAAGCCCAAGGGCTGGCGCCCGCTGGTCTACTGCTGGCGCGGCGGCCTGCGGTCGGGCTCGATGGTGCAGTGGCTGCGGCTGGTGGGCTGGGACGCGCAGCAGCTGGCCGGGGGCTACAAGAGCTGGCGCCGGCACGTCATCGCCCTGGTCGAGCAGCGGGCCCCGCGGCTGCAGTACCGGGTGCTGAGCGGCCCCACCGGCAGCGCCAAGACGGCGCTGCTGAAGGCGCTGGCCGAGCGCGGCGAACAGGTGCTGGACCTCGAAGGCGAGGCCCGGCACAAGGGCTCGGTGCTGGGCGCCCTGCCCGGCACGCCGCAGCCCTCGCAGAAGGCCTTCGAGACCGCGCTGGCCACGGTGCTGGAGCGGGCCGATCCGGCGCGGCCGCTGTACGTCGAGGCCGAGAGCAACCGCATCGGCCGGCTCAACGTGCCGCTGCCGCTGCTCGACGCGCTGCGCGCCAGCCCGTGCATCGAGATCGCGGCCACGGCCGAGGCCCGGCTGGCCTACCTGCTGCGCGACTACGCCTACCTCGGCGACGACGGCGAACGGCTGGCCGGCCAGATCGGCCTGCTGCGCGAACTGCACGCCCGCGAGACGCTGGACCGCTGGCAGGGCTGGGCCCGCGAAGGCGCCCTGGCGCCGCTGTTCGAGGCGCTGATGCGCGAGCACTACGACCCGCTGTACGCCCGCTCCCAACGCGCCCACTTGCAGCGGCTGGACCAGGCGCGGCGCGTGGTGGCGGAGGACCTCGGCGAGGCCGGCATCGCCGACCTGGCCGGACGCATCGCCGCGCTGCGCTGA